A window of the Hypnocyclicus thermotrophus genome harbors these coding sequences:
- a CDS encoding YgiQ family radical SAM protein produces MMFIPTTKEELKFLKWNQLDIILISGDTYIDSSYNGSAVIGKYLISQGYKVGIIAQPDINSDKDITRLGVPKLYFGVSSGCVDSMVANYTATKKKRQNDDFTPGGINNKRPDRAVIKYVNLIQRYFKGENKRPILIGGIEASLRRIVHYDFWSNSLRKSILFNSKADYLIYGMGEKPILEFSKAIENNTSPNDIRGLCYISNKPKNNFIELPSFEECKSDKYKFIDAFNKFYLNNDPLTAKGLYQKHDNRYLIQNPPAYHLTTKEIDFVYDLKYEKDVHPFYKKDGIVKALDTIKNSVTTHRGCYGECNFCAIAVHQGRTIIQRSEESILKEIESIASEKNFKGYINDIGGPTANMYGIECEKKLKLGSCKNKRCMFPNTCKSLKPSHKKYNSLLTKARKIKNIKKIFIASGIRYDLILSDKNFGNKFLENLIKYHISGQLKIAPEHSEDNILNKMGKQSKNVLVEFKNKFYELNREYNQKQFLTYYLIAAHPGCDENEMKKLKKFASKELRVNPEQVQIFTPTPSTYSTLMYYTEIDPFTGKKIFVEKNINKKYNQKNILINSNNFRKKRRYK; encoded by the coding sequence ATGATGTTTATCCCAACAACTAAAGAAGAATTAAAATTTTTAAAATGGAATCAACTGGATATTATCTTAATATCTGGCGACACATATATTGATAGTTCTTATAATGGAAGTGCCGTTATTGGAAAATATCTTATTAGTCAAGGATATAAAGTAGGAATAATTGCGCAACCTGATATAAATTCTGATAAAGATATTACAAGATTGGGTGTCCCAAAACTTTATTTTGGGGTGTCTAGTGGCTGTGTAGATTCTATGGTAGCAAACTATACCGCTACAAAGAAAAAAAGACAAAATGATGATTTTACCCCTGGAGGTATCAATAACAAAAGACCTGATAGGGCTGTTATAAAATATGTTAATCTTATTCAAAGATATTTCAAAGGTGAAAATAAAAGACCTATTTTAATCGGTGGAATTGAGGCTAGTTTAAGAAGAATTGTTCACTATGATTTTTGGTCGAACTCTCTTAGAAAATCTATACTATTTAATTCAAAAGCTGATTATTTAATTTATGGAATGGGCGAAAAACCTATATTAGAATTTTCGAAAGCTATTGAAAATAATACTTCTCCTAACGATATAAGAGGGCTTTGTTATATATCAAATAAACCTAAAAATAACTTTATTGAATTACCTAGCTTTGAAGAATGTAAAAGCGATAAATATAAATTTATTGATGCTTTTAATAAATTTTATTTAAATAATGACCCTTTAACTGCAAAAGGCCTTTATCAAAAACATGATAATCGATATCTTATTCAAAATCCTCCAGCATATCATTTGACTACAAAAGAAATTGATTTTGTTTATGATTTAAAATATGAAAAAGATGTTCATCCTTTTTATAAAAAAGATGGAATAGTAAAAGCTCTTGATACTATTAAAAATTCTGTAACTACTCATAGAGGATGCTATGGTGAATGTAATTTTTGCGCTATTGCAGTCCATCAAGGAAGAACTATTATTCAAAGAAGTGAAGAATCTATTTTAAAAGAAATTGAATCCATTGCTTCTGAAAAAAACTTTAAAGGATATATTAATGATATTGGTGGTCCTACTGCAAATATGTATGGTATTGAGTGCGAAAAAAAATTAAAACTAGGTAGCTGCAAAAATAAAAGATGTATGTTTCCTAATACTTGTAAATCACTAAAGCCAAGTCATAAAAAATATAATTCATTACTTACAAAAGCACGTAAAATTAAAAATATAAAAAAAATATTTATAGCATCTGGTATAAGATATGATTTAATTTTAAGTGATAAGAACTTTGGTAATAAATTTTTAGAAAATTTAATTAAATATCATATTTCAGGACAATTAAAAATTGCTCCTGAACATAGCGAAGATAATATTTTAAATAAAATGGGAAAACAATCTAAAAATGTATTAGTTGAATTCAAAAATAAATTTTATGAACTAAATAGGGAATACAATCAAAAACAATTTTTAACATATTATCTTATTGCTGCTCACCCCGGATGTGATGAAAATGAAATGAAAAAGTTAAAAAAATTTGCTAGTAAAGAATTACGTGTAAATCCAGAACAAGTACAAATATTCACTCCGACACCTTCTACTTATTCTACCCTTATGTATTATACTGAAATCGATCCTTTTACTGGGAAAAAAATATTTGTAGAAAAAAATATAAATAAAAAATATAATCAAAAAAACATTTTAATAAATTCTAATAATTTTAGAAAAAAAAGGAGGTATAAATGA
- a CDS encoding flagellar hook-length control protein FliK, with translation MEANILQTPNISGVEKVTSSKVSTKDIKNGKKIFDFTKIFNTTKNKKSLLEANKNNILNITNKELVDAKKHTDKDVTKEVLAGILLANANEKSSDTKIAEIKTTSTKDIGNRISRAQLGIKLANSNEILSKDEGLKIKELSSEKQKVATELIAGKELATKSKVKNNDDIFQKNKIRVKKHENNKDVFIGEGLNSDSQVQFSKTDVKGRNDLAFISSYGLKKVNKKNKDDEIQITNIDSKNMNFELKTKEGTEKVFAPNQSITYETVMEQIENGLKVNYNSQLKEMKIKLKPEELGEVEVKFKIENNIMKAEFVVQNQTVKEIIENKFNDLKENLLKQGIDAQEVNVYVSSDNQNNQNNQNNFRERYQFLANDNNTNTPIINDIHLNAVESTARLNNNITKNGVNIVV, from the coding sequence ATGGAAGCAAACATATTGCAAACTCCCAATATATCTGGTGTAGAAAAAGTTACTAGTAGTAAAGTGAGTACTAAAGATATTAAGAATGGTAAAAAGATATTTGATTTTACTAAAATATTTAACACTACTAAAAATAAAAAAAGTTTACTTGAAGCAAATAAAAATAACATTCTTAATATCACAAATAAAGAACTAGTTGATGCTAAAAAACACACAGATAAAGATGTTACAAAAGAAGTTTTAGCAGGAATTTTATTAGCAAACGCTAATGAAAAATCAAGTGATACGAAAATAGCAGAGATAAAAACTACTAGTACAAAGGACATTGGCAATAGAATATCTAGAGCTCAATTAGGAATTAAACTCGCTAACTCTAATGAAATTTTATCAAAAGATGAAGGTCTTAAGATAAAAGAATTAAGTTCTGAAAAACAAAAAGTTGCAACAGAATTAATAGCAGGGAAAGAACTAGCAACTAAATCTAAAGTAAAAAATAATGATGATATTTTTCAGAAAAATAAAATTAGAGTAAAAAAACATGAAAATAATAAAGATGTTTTTATAGGTGAAGGTTTAAATTCTGATAGCCAAGTTCAATTTTCTAAAACAGATGTAAAAGGGAGAAATGATTTAGCATTTATATCATCTTATGGATTAAAAAAAGTAAACAAAAAAAACAAAGATGATGAGATTCAAATAACTAATATTGATTCAAAAAATATGAATTTTGAATTAAAAACAAAAGAAGGAACAGAAAAAGTATTTGCACCTAATCAAAGTATTACATATGAAACAGTAATGGAGCAAATAGAAAATGGTTTAAAAGTTAATTATAATTCTCAATTAAAAGAGATGAAAATTAAATTAAAACCAGAAGAACTTGGAGAAGTAGAAGTAAAGTTTAAAATCGAGAATAATATAATGAAAGCAGAGTTTGTAGTACAAAATCAAACAGTAAAAGAAATAATAGAAAACAAGTTTAATGATTTAAAAGAAAATCTTTTAAAACAAGGAATTGATGCACAAGAAGTAAATGTATATGTATCTTCCGATAATCAAAATAATCAAAATAATCAAAATAATTTTAGAGAAAGATATCAATTTTTAGCAAACGATAACAATACTAATACTCCAATTATAAATGATATACATTTAAATGCTGTAGAATCAACAGCAAGATTAAATAATAATATCACTAAAAATGGAGTAAATATAGTAGTTTAG
- a CDS encoding flagellar hook assembly protein FlgD: protein MQITNTGLKIPKELQESSPVVNESQQLGKDDFMKLLVAEMTNQDPLDPKTNTESIAQMAQFSALEQGENLNKSFNSMLRFQTLNTLSSSAQMIGKYTRAKIDGEEVVGQIKSTHLENGQVFANVIDSENQEIKIPLETIVALSKEKFEEKGKTDSKKESLPKNVIDLS from the coding sequence ATGCAAATAACAAATACAGGATTAAAAATACCAAAAGAATTACAAGAAAGCTCTCCAGTAGTTAATGAATCTCAACAATTAGGAAAAGATGATTTTATGAAGCTTTTAGTAGCTGAAATGACTAATCAAGACCCTTTAGACCCTAAAACAAATACAGAATCAATTGCTCAAATGGCTCAATTTTCAGCGCTTGAACAAGGAGAAAATTTAAATAAATCTTTTAATTCAATGTTAAGATTTCAAACATTAAATACATTAAGTTCAAGTGCTCAAATGATAGGGAAATATACAAGAGCAAAAATAGACGGTGAAGAAGTAGTAGGTCAAATTAAAAGTACGCATTTGGAAAATGGTCAAGTGTTTGCTAATGTAATTGATTCAGAAAACCAAGAAATAAAAATACCGTTAGAAACTATTGTAGCATTGTCAAAAGAAAAATTTGAAGAAAAAGGCAAAACTGATAGTAAAAAAGAGTCGCTTCCTAAAAATGTTATAGACCTTTCTTAA
- a CDS encoding TIGR02530 family flagellar biosynthesis protein, whose amino-acid sequence MARLLNSTYIQGLKSVNNNIDNSNKNNHGNKPSVAFENVLENEKKLKFSAHAQKRIESRRMEIKEEELKKVQEGVKKLREKGCRDSVVIAKNRAYVISIKNNTVVTIVDEPNLKDNLFTNIDSLALV is encoded by the coding sequence ATGGCTAGGCTTTTAAATTCAACTTATATTCAGGGATTGAAGAGTGTAAATAATAACATAGACAATAGCAATAAAAACAACCACGGAAACAAGCCATCAGTGGCTTTTGAAAATGTTTTAGAAAATGAAAAAAAATTGAAATTTTCTGCACACGCACAAAAAAGAATAGAGAGCAGAAGAATGGAGATAAAAGAGGAAGAACTTAAGAAGGTACAAGAAGGAGTGAAAAAACTAAGAGAAAAAGGGTGTAGAGATTCAGTTGTTATAGCAAAAAATAGAGCTTATGTAATAAGTATAAAAAATAATACTGTTGTAACTATCGTGGATGAACCAAATTTAAAAGACAATTTATTTACTAATATAGATAGTCTAGCATTAGTTTAA
- the flgF gene encoding flagellar basal-body rod protein FlgF, with the protein MLGALYSSISGLKAHQTKLDVVGNNIANVNTAGFKRSSVNFEETMTRTLKGARGPVEGRGGTNPSAIGLGTSVSSINTDFKSGAQQTTGRKTDLRIDGNGFFILKEGNSRFYTRAGNFNLDANGNLVTPSGMKVQGWQATVREDGTMGIDSTTPLGDLQIRVGSSLPGKATDTLNYTGNLQQKAGISDLTLSVDDLSGTGKKVDVGIKFSYDKNSDKWYWKAQGEGIVGQGAFQLDEDGNIKRSFPSETIPIQNANGVLINSPVAGKITFSEIADVKNKKTASFTENSYVTSSEVYDSLGKTHTLGIKYTKLAENVWDFDVTSGSGEPVKNGKGFVTFDSVGQINGKYKYADPNDQTTWPEGVTAMYFENGVVDPTTGQVTYGDVNSEYSMDANGVVRFRGAEVPGGPKKGQIMNSQFDEKLIFDPAEKGSAPPPEGGASPLEISLNFNNVTQFAAQTTITLESQNGYGMGELETFNITDSGDIMGFYSNGYEQTIGKIALAKFTNSEGLQNIGGSAFKQTSNSGEAMVLSPGTAGTGKVVAGALEMSNVDLAQEFTDMIIAQRGFQANSKTISTSDQILENVINLKR; encoded by the coding sequence ATGTTAGGAGCATTATATTCAAGTATTAGTGGATTGAAAGCCCACCAAACTAAACTTGATGTAGTTGGAAACAACATTGCAAACGTAAATACAGCTGGGTTTAAGAGATCTAGTGTTAATTTTGAAGAAACAATGACAAGAACTTTGAAAGGAGCTAGAGGACCTGTAGAGGGAAGAGGAGGTACAAATCCTTCAGCAATTGGCCTTGGAACATCTGTATCTAGTATTAATACGGATTTTAAATCTGGGGCTCAACAAACTACAGGAAGAAAAACAGATTTAAGAATTGATGGAAATGGTTTTTTTATTTTAAAAGAAGGAAATAGTAGATTTTATACAAGAGCAGGAAATTTTAATTTAGATGCAAATGGGAATCTAGTAACCCCTAGTGGAATGAAAGTACAGGGTTGGCAAGCTACAGTAAGAGAAGATGGAACTATGGGGATAGACTCAACTACACCATTAGGTGATTTACAGATTAGAGTAGGGAGTTCTCTTCCAGGAAAAGCTACAGATACTTTAAATTATACAGGAAATTTACAACAAAAAGCAGGGATATCAGATCTTACTTTATCAGTAGATGATCTGAGTGGAACAGGGAAAAAGGTAGATGTAGGTATAAAGTTTTCTTATGATAAAAATTCAGATAAATGGTATTGGAAAGCTCAAGGAGAAGGAATAGTAGGACAAGGAGCTTTTCAACTTGATGAAGATGGAAATATTAAAAGAAGTTTTCCAAGTGAAACAATCCCTATTCAAAACGCAAATGGAGTATTAATAAATTCACCAGTAGCTGGTAAAATAACATTCTCTGAAATAGCTGATGTGAAAAATAAAAAGACTGCTTCATTTACAGAAAACTCTTATGTTACATCTAGTGAAGTTTATGATTCGCTAGGGAAAACACATACTTTGGGTATTAAATATACTAAATTAGCAGAGAATGTATGGGATTTTGATGTTACTTCAGGAAGTGGTGAACCAGTGAAAAATGGTAAAGGATTTGTTACGTTTGATTCGGTAGGACAAATAAACGGAAAATATAAGTATGCAGATCCAAATGATCAAACAACTTGGCCAGAAGGGGTAACAGCAATGTATTTTGAGAATGGAGTTGTAGATCCAACAACAGGACAAGTTACATATGGAGATGTAAATAGTGAATACAGTATGGATGCAAATGGAGTAGTAAGATTTAGAGGCGCAGAAGTTCCAGGCGGACCTAAAAAAGGACAAATAATGAACAGTCAATTTGATGAAAAACTTATATTTGACCCAGCAGAAAAAGGATCAGCGCCACCGCCAGAAGGAGGAGCATCACCACTTGAAATTAGTTTAAACTTTAATAATGTTACTCAATTTGCAGCACAAACAACAATTACATTAGAATCTCAAAATGGATATGGAATGGGAGAATTAGAAACGTTCAATATTACAGATTCTGGAGATATTATGGGATTCTATTCTAATGGATATGAACAAACAATAGGTAAGATTGCATTAGCTAAATTTACTAATTCAGAAGGATTACAAAATATAGGTGGAAGTGCATTTAAACAAACTTCAAATTCAGGAGAAGCAATGGTTCTTTCGCCGGGAACGGCAGGAACAGGAAAAGTTGTTGCAGGAGCTCTAGAGATGTCTAATGTCGATTTAGCACAAGAATTTACTGATATGATTATTGCTCAAAGAGGATTCCAAGCAAATTCAAAAACAATCTCTACATCAGATCAAATATTAGAAAATGTAATTAATTTAAAAAGATAA
- a CDS encoding flagellar FlbD family protein produces the protein MILLTKLGKEKKEIVINAELIETIEENPDTVINLTTGKKFLVNEKKEEIIEKIIKYRKSIQLI, from the coding sequence ATGATACTCTTAACAAAATTAGGCAAAGAAAAAAAAGAAATTGTAATAAATGCTGAATTAATTGAAACAATAGAAGAAAATCCAGATACAGTGATAAATTTAACTACAGGTAAAAAGTTTTTAGTTAATGAAAAAAAAGAAGAAATTATAGAAAAAATAATTAAATATAGGAAAAGTATACAGCTTATATAG
- a CDS encoding motility protein A: protein MDIATIVGFVLIFALMSMGMGFNFGPFIDPPSFLIVAGGTFGALFMSFPLNVVLGLPKIGMKAIKNQVPDSAGLIATLVSFSEKARKEGLLAIEADIETIEDDFLKKGIQLVVDGTDPELVKNILDTEVGFTGERHELGKSIFKSIASLGPAYGMIGTLIGLILMLGSLDDPSTIGPKMAIALITTLYGSVLANALGDPIANKLEFYNTKELAFRELAIEGILSLQAGDNPKVLEEKLKSFLSPDERASLSKEEGE, encoded by the coding sequence ATGGATATTGCTACAATAGTTGGATTTGTTTTAATATTTGCACTAATGTCAATGGGAATGGGATTTAATTTTGGACCATTTATAGATCCACCTTCATTTTTAATAGTTGCGGGAGGAACGTTTGGAGCATTATTTATGTCATTTCCTTTAAATGTAGTATTAGGACTTCCAAAAATTGGGATGAAAGCAATTAAAAATCAAGTTCCAGACTCTGCAGGACTTATAGCAACATTAGTTAGTTTTTCTGAAAAAGCTAGAAAAGAAGGATTATTAGCAATTGAAGCAGATATAGAAACAATAGAAGATGATTTTTTGAAAAAGGGAATTCAACTTGTTGTAGATGGGACAGATCCGGAGCTTGTAAAAAATATTTTAGATACAGAAGTAGGTTTTACAGGAGAAAGACATGAATTGGGTAAATCTATATTTAAATCGATAGCATCATTAGGTCCAGCATATGGAATGATAGGAACACTTATTGGACTTATTCTAATGCTTGGTAGTTTGGATGATCCGAGTACAATAGGGCCTAAAATGGCAATAGCATTAATAACAACTTTATATGGATCAGTTTTAGCAAATGCACTAGGCGATCCTATTGCGAATAAACTAGAATTTTATAATACTAAAGAACTTGCTTTTAGAGAATTGGCAATAGAAGGTATATTATCTTTACAAGCGGGAGATAATCCAAAAGTTTTAGAGGAAAAGTTAAAATCATTTTTATCGCCAGATGAAAGAGCTTCTTTATCTAAAGAAGAAGGTGAATAA
- a CDS encoding flagellar motor protein MotB — MAEKKCPPEGLPGWMGTYGDLVTLLLCFFVLLFAFSTVDSQKYKNLIMSFKGTMGVMKGGKTISPDELLTNSRIEYKGSEYRYQYLSKKIDGELKKYSGDEYTQNRNENSSESTENQNKENQTKQTKKNLGEITNEDTNVKVTERGIEISLGDRVLFDLGKAFLRKEAKPILDIVYNNIKDIENNIIIEGNTDNLPINNKEFKSNWELSTARAIAVLRYFISKNSNIEKRMSVAGYADTRPIATNDTKEGRQKNRRVVIVILKSLDERFQEKVASENPVVSDQGGN, encoded by the coding sequence ATGGCAGAAAAAAAATGTCCACCTGAAGGTTTACCTGGATGGATGGGAACTTATGGTGATTTAGTTACGTTATTACTTTGTTTTTTCGTTCTTTTGTTTGCTTTTTCTACAGTGGATTCTCAAAAGTATAAAAATTTAATTATGTCTTTTAAAGGTACAATGGGAGTAATGAAAGGTGGAAAAACAATAAGTCCAGATGAATTACTTACAAATAGTAGAATAGAATATAAAGGTAGTGAATATAGATATCAATATCTTTCAAAAAAAATTGATGGTGAATTAAAAAAGTACTCGGGTGATGAATATACACAAAATAGAAATGAAAATTCTAGTGAATCTACGGAAAATCAAAACAAAGAAAATCAAACTAAACAAACAAAAAAGAATTTAGGAGAAATAACAAATGAAGACACAAATGTAAAAGTAACTGAAAGAGGAATAGAAATTAGTTTAGGAGATAGAGTGTTATTTGATTTAGGAAAAGCTTTTTTAAGAAAAGAAGCGAAGCCTATTTTAGATATAGTGTATAATAACATTAAAGATATAGAAAATAATATTATTATAGAAGGAAATACAGATAACCTTCCAATAAATAATAAAGAATTTAAAAGTAACTGGGAATTGTCAACAGCTAGAGCTATCGCAGTTCTTAGATATTTTATTTCAAAAAACAGTAATATAGAAAAAAGAATGTCTGTAGCGGGATATGCAGACACTAGACCAATAGCTACAAATGATACGAAAGAAGGAAGACAAAAAAATAGACGAGTTGTAATAGTAATACTTAAAAGTTTAGATGAGCGCTTTCAAGAAAAAGTAGCATCTGAAAATCCCGTAGTAAGTGACCAAGGAGGAAATTAG
- a CDS encoding flagellar basal body-associated FliL family protein translates to MADEAKNNVQEPEKKGTPFLVKALIIATLAILVVVISTATAFFVATKISSKANNQQELVQKDTNVDSVEKIEYGQTAYFGDYTVNLNEDNPRYLVVSIYFEYSPKIKAKELEKIKAEVETNKVILQDRVISILMSKSIADLKADNDFIKLRELIKDEVNKVLGKEYLINIRFSNVLIQ, encoded by the coding sequence ATGGCAGATGAAGCTAAAAATAATGTTCAAGAACCAGAAAAAAAAGGAACTCCTTTTTTGGTAAAAGCATTAATAATTGCTACTTTAGCGATTCTTGTAGTTGTTATTTCTACAGCGACAGCCTTTTTTGTTGCAACTAAAATAAGTAGTAAAGCAAATAATCAGCAAGAGCTGGTTCAAAAGGATACAAATGTTGATAGTGTTGAAAAAATAGAATATGGACAAACAGCTTATTTTGGAGATTATACTGTAAATTTAAATGAAGATAATCCTAGATATTTAGTTGTTAGTATATATTTTGAATATAGTCCAAAAATAAAAGCTAAAGAACTTGAAAAAATTAAAGCAGAAGTAGAAACGAATAAAGTGATACTTCAAGATAGAGTTATCTCTATTTTGATGAGTAAAAGTATTGCTGATTTAAAAGCTGATAATGATTTTATTAAACTTAGAGAATTGATAAAAGACGAAGTAAACAAAGTTTTAGGGAAAGAATATTTAATTAATATAAGATTTAGTAATGTACTAATTCAATAG
- the fliM gene encoding flagellar motor switch protein FliM has product MADVLSQDEIDALLSAISTGEVDIDKAKSEEEEKKIKLYDFKRPDKFSKDQLRTLQMIHETFSRLITTMLSGQLRTSVQIQVTSVDQISYQEFIRSIPELTLLTIYEMGTLEGSAILEINPSIAYTIIDRLFGGNGFKELEIYREPTDIESKVMEKILSKILGYLSEAWKDVTEVMPRIEQMESNPQFIQIVGPNEMVVVISFEIKVGNKSGIMNICYPSPLIDPIVSKLSAQYWFSNLKKEKTEENFEIIRERLNKVKVPLIVNLGEIDINFNEFIKLQVGDVLSLNTSIDKSLSVLVGNKEKFKALPGLQGKKMAISIEEVIEEGSE; this is encoded by the coding sequence ATGGCAGATGTATTATCACAAGATGAGATTGATGCACTATTATCAGCAATCTCCACAGGTGAAGTTGATATAGATAAAGCAAAATCTGAAGAAGAAGAAAAGAAAATAAAGCTTTATGATTTTAAAAGACCAGATAAATTTTCTAAAGATCAATTAAGAACATTACAAATGATACACGAGACATTTTCTAGATTAATAACAACAATGTTATCAGGACAATTAAGAACTAGTGTTCAGATCCAAGTTACTTCAGTAGATCAAATATCATATCAAGAATTTATTAGATCTATTCCAGAATTAACTTTATTGACTATTTATGAAATGGGAACTTTAGAAGGAAGTGCAATTCTTGAAATTAATCCAAGTATAGCGTATACTATTATAGATAGGCTATTTGGTGGAAATGGATTTAAAGAATTAGAAATTTATCGAGAGCCAACAGATATAGAATCAAAAGTTATGGAAAAAATATTATCTAAAATTTTAGGGTATTTAAGTGAAGCATGGAAAGATGTAACGGAAGTAATGCCAAGGATAGAGCAAATGGAATCAAATCCTCAATTTATTCAAATTGTGGGACCAAATGAAATGGTAGTAGTAATAAGTTTTGAAATAAAAGTTGGAAATAAATCAGGAATAATGAATATTTGCTATCCATCACCTTTAATTGATCCTATAGTATCTAAACTTTCAGCACAATATTGGTTCTCAAATCTAAAAAAAGAAAAAACAGAAGAAAATTTTGAAATTATTAGAGAAAGATTAAATAAAGTAAAAGTACCATTGATTGTAAATTTAGGAGAAATAGATATTAATTTTAATGAATTTATAAAGTTACAAGTTGGAGATGTATTATCATTAAATACATCAATTGATAAATCGTTATCGGTATTAGTTGGAAATAAAGAAAAATTTAAAGCTTTACCTGGATTACAAGGGAAAAAAATGGCGATATCAATTGAAGAAGTTATAGAAGAAGGGAGTGAATAA
- the fliY gene encoding flagellar motor switch phosphatase FliY — translation MEGVLSQEEINALLAGTDLSDEPEESNSSGYNLTKEEADAIGEIGNISLGSSSTALSTLLSKEVQITTPKVSVMSYNDFISESGADEKVLCQIEYRTGFIGLNILIIDKKDAILIGDLMMGNDGSNPPAELDDIYLSAVSEAMNQMMGSSATSLAGMFSKEVDILPPQLTVTDPEEIKNQTEFFKSNDEFIAVSFDMEIENLIKTKIYQIMDINFAKELIDEMFGMMNATSEPPKEEKLEPQAQPTYQAPPQPQAQPTYQAPPQSQAQPMYQAPPQPQAQPMYQAPPQPQAQPMYQPNYNVQPAQFQNFGTASQASIDANLDMIMDIPLRVTVELGRTKLPIKEILDLGAGSIVELDKLAGEPVDILVNGKLIAKGEVVVIDESFGVRITDIVSKMERINKVQ, via the coding sequence GTGGAAGGAGTATTATCACAAGAAGAAATAAATGCCTTGCTTGCTGGAACGGACTTAAGTGATGAACCGGAAGAAAGTAATAGCTCTGGGTATAACTTGACAAAAGAAGAAGCTGATGCAATAGGAGAAATAGGAAATATTTCGCTAGGGTCATCTTCTACGGCTTTATCAACTTTACTTTCTAAAGAAGTTCAGATAACAACACCAAAAGTAAGTGTGATGTCATATAATGATTTTATTTCAGAAAGTGGAGCAGATGAGAAAGTACTTTGTCAAATAGAATATAGAACAGGGTTTATAGGATTAAATATATTAATTATTGATAAAAAAGATGCAATATTAATTGGTGATTTAATGATGGGAAATGATGGGTCAAATCCACCTGCAGAATTAGATGATATTTATTTAAGTGCAGTAAGTGAAGCAATGAACCAAATGATGGGTTCTTCAGCAACTTCTTTAGCTGGAATGTTCTCAAAAGAAGTAGATATTTTACCCCCCCAATTAACAGTTACTGATCCAGAAGAGATAAAAAATCAGACAGAATTTTTTAAATCAAATGATGAATTTATAGCAGTATCATTTGATATGGAAATTGAAAATTTAATAAAAACAAAAATATATCAAATTATGGATATAAATTTTGCAAAAGAATTAATAGATGAAATGTTTGGTATGATGAATGCGACTTCAGAACCGCCAAAAGAAGAAAAATTAGAACCACAAGCGCAGCCGACATATCAAGCGCCACCACAACCACAAGCGCAGCCGACATATCAAGCACCACCACAATCACAAGCACAACCAATGTATCAAGCGCCACCACAACCACAAGCACAGCCAATGTATCAAGCGCCACCACAACCACAAGCACAGCCAATGTATCAACCAAATTATAATGTACAACCAGCACAATTTCAAAATTTTGGGACAGCATCACAAGCAAGCATTGATGCAAATTTAGATATGATAATGGATATTCCGTTAAGAGTAACAGTAGAATTAGGGAGAACAAAACTTCCTATAAAAGAAATACTTGACTTAGGTGCGGGCTCTATAGTAGAATTAGATAAGCTGGCTGGTGAACCGGTAGATATACTAGTTAATGGTAAATTAATAGCAAAAGGTGAAGTTGTTGTAATTGATGAAAGTTTTGGTGTTAGAATAACAGATATTGTAAGTAAAATGGAAAGAATTAATAAAGTACAGTAA
- a CDS encoding response regulator: MSKGKILIVDDAAFMRMMIKNILTKEGYEIVGEAENGAIAVAKFKELNPDLVTMDITMPEMDGISAVKEIMSSNPGAKIIMCSAMGQQAMVIDAIQAGAKDFIVKPFQPDRVIEAVSKVMGS, encoded by the coding sequence ATGTCTAAAGGTAAAATCTTAATAGTAGATGATGCTGCTTTTATGAGAATGATGATTAAAAACATATTAACAAAAGAGGGATATGAAATAGTTGGCGAAGCAGAAAATGGAGCTATCGCAGTAGCAAAATTTAAAGAACTTAATCCTGATTTAGTAACAATGGATATAACAATGCCGGAAATGGATGGAATAAGCGCTGTAAAAGAGATTATGTCATCAAACCCAGGAGCAAAGATTATAATGTGTAGTGCTATGGGTCAACAAGCTATGGTAATTGATGCTATTCAAGCTGGAGCAAAAGATTTTATTGTAAAACCATTTCAACCGGATAGAGTTATAGAGGCAGTATCTAAAGTAATGGGAAGCTAG